In Paenibacillus sp. BIC5C1, a genomic segment contains:
- a CDS encoding TetR/AcrR family transcriptional regulator: MNPIHEMNEKKKLIITTALKLFSAKGSAATSMQEIAEICGMSKGSLYLMFKSKEELEASTMEYCIFTLMDEMSQIEHEAGLTSRERLHKQIETLLVHVSELKEFLRVQMRSMMMDEEQHRKEKCKPHNKDLEIRTLHWFKDKLEDLYGPEIEPYTIDLILLTHGLFLSYVKIWFTEMPSLTVSKMASNMLQTIDYAARGLLDQRPAPLVPLEHWPAWSSDSDTDSTMMRHPIHIIKQMKDIITSDMPPGQLRNDAMETIAILRQEMMEFTPRRAIILGMMRNLDHIHVIQPLHSELQHIMDAMYSRFIQADSSQQ; this comes from the coding sequence ATGAACCCTATCCATGAAATGAATGAGAAGAAAAAGCTCATTATTACCACAGCACTCAAGCTATTCTCAGCCAAAGGCAGTGCTGCAACCTCCATGCAGGAGATTGCAGAAATATGTGGGATGTCGAAAGGCAGCCTCTACCTCATGTTCAAATCCAAAGAGGAATTAGAGGCCAGTACGATGGAATACTGCATATTCACGCTCATGGACGAAATGTCCCAGATTGAACATGAAGCTGGGCTCACTTCGAGAGAACGTCTGCACAAACAGATTGAAACACTGCTTGTACATGTATCCGAGCTGAAAGAATTTCTACGTGTGCAAATGCGCAGCATGATGATGGACGAAGAGCAGCATCGCAAGGAAAAGTGCAAACCGCATAACAAGGACCTGGAGATCCGTACCCTGCACTGGTTTAAGGATAAACTGGAGGATCTGTACGGACCGGAGATTGAACCTTATACCATAGACCTTATTTTGCTCACGCATGGTCTGTTCCTCTCCTACGTCAAAATCTGGTTTACGGAGATGCCTTCCCTTACCGTATCCAAGATGGCAAGCAACATGCTGCAAACGATCGATTATGCAGCTCGCGGATTGCTCGATCAACGCCCCGCCCCTCTGGTTCCTTTGGAACATTGGCCAGCATGGAGCAGCGATTCAGATACAGATTCCACAATGATGCGTCATCCCATTCATATCATCAAACAAATGAAGGATATCATCACTTCTGATATGCCTCCAGGGCAATTGCGCAATGACGCGATGGAGACCATCGCCATCCTGAGACAGGAAATGATGGAATTCACACCGCGACGTGCCATTATTCTGGGCATGATGCGCAATCTGGATCACATTCATGTCATCCAGCCATTGCACTCCGAGCTTCAGCACATTATGGATGCCATGTATAGCCGGTTCATCCAGGCTGACTCGTCACAACAATAA
- a CDS encoding efflux RND transporter permease subunit, whose amino-acid sequence MKGIINFSLNNKFAIWILTIIVSFAGLYSGLTMKQETIPNINVPFLSVTAIDPGAAPEGIVEDVTKPLEQTLRNVEGIKTLTSTSMENASSITLEFDYGTDLDNATAAVREALNEVQLPDGVQKPTISKFSINSFPVVSLSLSDKDGGDLEQLTRLVETDIQPALEDIDGVAQVQVSGQYVKEVQLKFDQKKMKELGLTEDTVNGIVQGSSVRVPLGLFELDKAQKAVVVDGNIIDLDDLKNLAIPVVPSGAGAGSGSATAPQGAGAQAGGAAQGSAQGSDQAAGQAAGGNASVGSTSGAANAPGIPTVKLSEIAKIEVIGQAESISRTDGKESIGISIVKSNDANTVDVVKAVKDKAEELQTQFKNAELTVLLDQGKPIQDSVNTMLFKAMFGALFAILIILLFLRDIRSTIISIISIPLSLLIALTALNMIDITLNMMTLGAMTVAIGRVVDDSIVVIENIYRRLTLKGEKLKGRDLIREATREMFIPILSSTIVTIAVFLPLALVSGMVGELFMPFALTMVFALLASLIVAVTIVPMLAHTLFRKGLKNKKNHEEKPGKMAEGYKRLLNWTLSHKLITVGAAVLLLVGSLFLYPFIGASFLPEQQDKYVTITYSPETGALREDVEKEALVAEKWLLTQPGLEKMQYSIGGSNPLSSMGGGSSNSALFYIEYNEDTKDFTKVKEQLVEGLKKEVTVGTWNELDMSGGLGGSSLSLSIYGDNVDQIKPVSDEILKLVEADTESFEKADTTLSDTYGQYTLVADQEKLSSLGLTAGQLAMTLSPARERPVLTEVDIDNKTYKVYVETDKKTFTSIADIENEKVTSPLGIEVPIKDVAKVEEGTSPNSIMRIDGKVVVQVSANILASDVQKASSNLQANIDKLDLPDGVEVKFGGTTEQINDTFTQLGLAMLAAIAIVYFVLVVTFGGGLAPFAILFSLPFTIIGIMVGLFVAGGTLDVSAMMGGLMLIGIVVTNAIVLIDRVIHKEKEGMPTREALLEAGATRLRPILMTALATIGALLPLVTGLEESAGIISKGLGITVIGGLISSTLLTLVIVPIVYEFLMKFKKKRIED is encoded by the coding sequence ATGAAAGGAATTATTAATTTTTCACTGAACAACAAGTTTGCGATCTGGATTCTGACCATCATCGTTTCCTTCGCCGGTTTGTACAGCGGACTGACGATGAAACAGGAGACCATTCCAAACATCAATGTGCCATTCTTGAGTGTTACAGCCATTGATCCAGGGGCAGCTCCAGAGGGTATTGTCGAGGATGTCACCAAACCACTCGAACAGACCTTAAGAAATGTAGAGGGAATTAAGACACTCACCTCCACTTCCATGGAGAACGCCTCTTCCATCACCCTCGAATTTGATTATGGTACCGATCTGGATAACGCTACCGCTGCGGTACGCGAAGCACTGAATGAGGTGCAGTTGCCGGATGGTGTACAGAAACCAACCATTTCCAAGTTCAGCATCAACTCCTTCCCGGTTGTCTCGCTCAGCTTGTCTGACAAGGACGGCGGCGATCTGGAACAATTGACTCGACTGGTTGAAACGGATATCCAGCCTGCACTAGAAGATATTGACGGTGTAGCTCAAGTCCAAGTTTCCGGCCAATATGTTAAGGAAGTTCAACTGAAGTTTGACCAGAAAAAAATGAAAGAACTCGGTTTGACTGAAGATACAGTCAACGGCATCGTTCAAGGCTCTTCTGTCCGTGTACCACTCGGACTGTTCGAACTGGACAAAGCGCAGAAAGCTGTCGTTGTTGATGGCAATATCATCGATCTGGATGATTTGAAAAATCTCGCCATTCCGGTTGTACCAAGCGGTGCAGGAGCAGGCAGTGGTTCAGCCACAGCACCACAAGGGGCCGGTGCACAAGCTGGTGGGGCTGCTCAAGGCTCTGCACAAGGTTCTGACCAGGCTGCAGGACAAGCCGCTGGCGGAAATGCCAGCGTGGGCAGCACTTCAGGTGCCGCTAACGCACCTGGAATTCCAACGGTTAAATTAAGCGAGATCGCCAAAATTGAAGTCATTGGTCAGGCGGAATCCATTTCCCGGACAGACGGTAAGGAATCCATCGGGATCTCCATCGTTAAGTCCAATGATGCCAATACAGTTGATGTCGTGAAGGCGGTTAAAGACAAGGCCGAAGAGTTGCAGACGCAGTTCAAAAACGCTGAGTTGACTGTTTTGCTCGACCAAGGTAAACCTATCCAGGACTCCGTAAACACGATGTTGTTCAAAGCGATGTTTGGTGCTTTGTTCGCCATTCTGATCATTCTGTTGTTCCTGCGTGATATTCGTTCCACCATTATTTCTATTATCTCTATCCCGCTCTCCTTGCTCATTGCATTGACAGCACTGAATATGATTGACATTACGCTGAACATGATGACCCTGGGTGCCATGACGGTCGCGATTGGACGGGTTGTCGATGACTCCATCGTTGTTATCGAGAATATCTATCGCAGACTGACACTCAAGGGAGAGAAACTTAAAGGCCGTGATTTGATCCGGGAAGCTACCCGGGAAATGTTCATTCCGATCCTCTCTTCCACCATCGTAACCATTGCGGTATTCCTGCCGCTGGCACTCGTGAGTGGTATGGTCGGTGAGCTATTTATGCCATTTGCCCTGACGATGGTATTCGCTTTGCTGGCATCCCTGATTGTGGCTGTTACGATTGTACCGATGCTGGCACATACATTGTTCCGCAAAGGTCTGAAGAACAAGAAGAATCATGAGGAAAAACCGGGCAAGATGGCAGAAGGTTACAAACGACTCTTGAACTGGACATTGTCACACAAACTCATCACCGTTGGCGCTGCTGTATTGCTGCTCGTCGGCAGTTTGTTCCTGTATCCGTTCATCGGTGCAAGTTTCTTGCCGGAACAACAGGATAAATATGTGACGATTACGTACAGTCCGGAAACTGGAGCTTTGCGTGAAGATGTAGAAAAAGAAGCACTTGTAGCCGAGAAATGGTTGCTTACGCAACCAGGTCTGGAGAAAATGCAGTATTCCATCGGCGGCAGCAATCCGCTGAGCAGCATGGGTGGAGGCAGCTCCAACTCTGCTCTCTTCTATATCGAATATAACGAAGATACGAAAGACTTTACAAAAGTGAAAGAACAGCTTGTGGAAGGTCTGAAGAAAGAAGTTACTGTAGGAACCTGGAATGAGCTTGACATGTCCGGGGGTCTGGGAGGCAGCAGCTTGAGCCTTTCCATCTATGGTGACAATGTAGATCAGATCAAACCTGTCTCTGATGAAATTCTGAAACTGGTTGAAGCAGATACCGAATCTTTTGAAAAAGCCGACACCACGCTCTCCGATACCTACGGGCAATACACACTCGTCGCGGATCAGGAGAAACTGAGCTCGCTGGGTCTGACCGCTGGCCAACTGGCCATGACGCTCAGCCCTGCACGTGAACGTCCTGTGCTCACGGAAGTGGATATCGACAACAAAACGTATAAAGTCTATGTAGAGACTGACAAAAAGACATTTACCAGCATTGCTGATATTGAAAACGAAAAAGTCACTTCACCACTCGGCATCGAAGTACCAATCAAAGATGTCGCGAAAGTGGAAGAAGGCACTTCACCGAACTCCATCATGCGTATTGATGGCAAAGTCGTTGTACAGGTGTCAGCCAACATTTTGGCTTCCGATGTGCAAAAAGCGTCATCAAACTTGCAGGCGAACATCGACAAACTGGATCTGCCTGATGGCGTTGAAGTGAAGTTTGGCGGTACGACCGAACAGATTAATGACACGTTTACCCAACTTGGCCTGGCCATGCTGGCAGCCATTGCGATTGTGTACTTTGTGCTTGTCGTTACGTTCGGCGGTGGACTGGCGCCATTTGCCATCCTGTTCTCCCTGCCATTTACCATCATTGGTATTATGGTTGGCCTGTTCGTGGCTGGTGGTACGCTTGACGTATCTGCCATGATGGGTGGACTGATGCTGATCGGGATCGTGGTCACCAACGCCATCGTTCTGATCGACCGTGTTATTCACAAGGAAAAAGAGGGAATGCCTACTCGTGAAGCCTTGCTGGAAGCCGGAGCAACGCGTCTGCGTCCGATTCTGATGACAGCTCTGGCTACCATTGGTGCCTTGCTGCCACTGGTGACAGGACTTGAAGAAAGCGCAGGGATCATCTCGAAAGGTCTTGGAATTACCGTAATCGGCGGTCTGATCAGCTCCACGCTGCTGACTCTGGTTATCGTGCCAATCGTGTATGAGTTCCTGATGAAGTTCAAAAAGAAAAGAATTGAAGATTAA
- a CDS encoding PucR family transcriptional regulator, producing MGETTLHIQMRDMLKRPVFRKAEVLASERALERYVRWVHIMEVTEVGNLLNGGELVLTTGIGWQDDEKQGLSFMRQLIARGAAGLCIELGAHTKSQLESMKELAAEEDFPLIWFHEQVRYIDITQDLHFALIRSHQRMLVELDSLTTSFNQLLLNGDGVQPLLRLLSRTTGYPVALYPLDGEASAVPYCPPDQLEMRRQEWFTRGGHLDNGDHLGDHFVHRNHSVPSLGALTLPVQALDYVFADLVLMLDKMPDHDQELHNRPSDEFIIQALERCAAAIAQDWMRTKYMEEKRRYKEDMWVIDWLNGHHSAKEIHEYVSAADAQLASGIGTVILFDSNPNYTDSLKLQKLLIQRNIVARSVFSREGFALYSTVLNHQIILIILDPLPGSQRKGSLWRCIEQLQQHEQEQTHRLFSGLFGIGHSCADLSRLKDSLEAAKDTLRIQKDIGVMQQPFYSNLHCYRIISSMKQSGSLDDFIEEYLGPIIRYDAEKGGQLLRTLKQYFILCCSKQETATALFIVRQTLYHRLHKIETLLGDDYTLPEKRVAIELAIYAYEYVHGPLA from the coding sequence GTGGGGGAAACGACGCTGCATATTCAGATGAGAGACATGCTGAAACGTCCGGTGTTCCGCAAGGCTGAGGTGCTCGCCAGTGAACGGGCCTTGGAGCGATATGTGCGTTGGGTGCATATCATGGAGGTTACCGAGGTAGGCAATTTGCTGAATGGCGGGGAACTGGTGCTAACAACCGGCATTGGCTGGCAGGATGATGAAAAGCAGGGACTGTCTTTCATGCGCCAGTTAATTGCTCGTGGAGCTGCGGGACTCTGCATCGAACTCGGGGCTCACACCAAGTCCCAGCTTGAATCCATGAAGGAACTTGCAGCAGAAGAGGATTTTCCACTGATCTGGTTTCACGAACAAGTACGTTATATTGATATTACACAGGACCTGCATTTCGCTCTGATTCGCAGCCACCAGCGTATGCTTGTCGAGCTCGACAGCCTTACCACCTCGTTCAACCAACTTCTTTTGAATGGAGACGGTGTACAACCACTGCTCCGACTATTGTCTCGAACAACGGGTTACCCTGTAGCGTTATATCCACTGGATGGCGAAGCAAGTGCCGTTCCCTACTGCCCACCAGACCAACTGGAGATGCGTCGGCAGGAGTGGTTCACACGTGGTGGTCATTTGGACAATGGAGATCATCTGGGAGATCATTTCGTGCACAGAAATCATTCGGTGCCTTCACTGGGTGCACTCACCCTGCCTGTTCAGGCACTTGATTATGTATTTGCCGATCTGGTGCTCATGCTCGACAAGATGCCGGACCACGATCAGGAGCTGCATAACAGACCCTCTGATGAGTTCATCATCCAGGCACTGGAACGTTGTGCAGCCGCCATTGCTCAGGACTGGATGCGTACCAAATACATGGAGGAAAAGCGACGCTACAAGGAAGATATGTGGGTCATTGACTGGCTTAACGGACATCATTCTGCGAAAGAAATCCATGAATATGTATCTGCCGCCGACGCCCAGCTTGCTTCTGGAATAGGTACCGTCATTTTGTTCGATAGCAATCCCAACTACACAGACAGTCTCAAGCTACAGAAACTGTTAATTCAACGCAATATCGTTGCCCGTTCCGTGTTCTCACGGGAAGGATTCGCCCTGTACAGCACGGTTTTAAACCACCAGATCATTCTGATTATCCTTGACCCTTTGCCAGGATCTCAGCGGAAAGGCAGTCTTTGGCGCTGCATTGAACAGTTGCAGCAGCATGAACAGGAACAGACCCACCGCCTCTTCTCAGGTCTGTTCGGCATCGGTCACAGCTGTGCTGATCTATCACGTCTGAAAGACAGCCTTGAGGCAGCCAAGGATACCCTGCGCATTCAGAAGGACATCGGTGTGATGCAGCAGCCCTTTTACAGCAATCTCCACTGTTACCGCATTATTTCCAGCATGAAGCAGAGCGGTAGTCTGGATGATTTCATTGAGGAATATCTCGGGCCGATCATTCGTTATGATGCCGAAAAAGGCGGCCAGTTGTTACGTACGCTTAAACAATATTTTATTCTATGCTGCTCCAAGCAGGAGACGGCCACGGCTTTATTTATCGTCCGACAGACGTTATATCACAGATTGCATAAAATTGAGACACTCCTGGGTGATGACTATACCCTCCCCGAGAAACGCGTCGCCATCGAACTTGCCATCTATGCATATGAATACGTTCATGGACCACTCGCGTGA